The DNA window CTGTTATGGAAGATTCATGCCTCGCATGGCGGTAAGTACTAGATCACAGTTAAACGTTCCAGCAACAACTAGATGAACTTTTTTGTAGTCTAAATCAGGCTGTCTTGATTTTGAGTTATAGATTTCTCGTGGCTAGAGTTATATTTTCAAGTTTATATACCTTTTATGTATATTGTAAATtcattttttactctttttttttaagtcaaaCAAGTAATGTTTCCAAACCCCCGCCCCACTCTCCCCAAAAAAAACATAATGAATTGATGAAAGGAATACATTCTTATACCAGTAGAATTTATAAGTTTTCCAGGAAAAGAATagctttattagtttatttggTGTATATGAAGACGACTTTGGACACGCGGAGTATATTACTTTCTTGTGAATGCATTGGGTGAGAAAGACTAGACATAACCTGTAGTTTGCTAGTACTTCTTGATAGCAGTAGGCATCCTGTTCCAATGCATGATTCTTTAAGTATTATTTTGTTGCTAATGCTATATCATGTAAAGTTGAATGTTATAATCTCCTTGCATCTTGCAGATTATTCCACCTGGTATGGAGTTCCATCATATTGCTCCCCAAGATGGTGATTTAGATGGTGAACTAGAAGGGAATTTGGACCATCCTGCTCCCCAAGATCCACCTATTTGGTCTGAGGTTCGAAATATGCTTTCTGCATTTCTTTTAGTGTTTCCTGGTATAATCAGCCATTTCTGTACTTctgttttataatttattagatGTGACTTGTCTAACCAgttctaatttttaaaaccaatgtaattaataaatgtgtaacattttttattacCAGATAATGCGTTTCTTTACCAACCCTCGCAAACCAATGATACTTGCCCTGGCTAGACCAGATCCTAAAAAGAACATCACAACTTTGGTGAAAGCATTTGGAGAATGTCGCCCTCTTCGCGAGCTTGCTAATCTTGTATGAAACTCTTGACTATCATTTTGTTCTTTGCTTTTTGACTAAGCTATCTTGTATCGATTGTCTGACCAGTTGTCTACCACTCCTTTGGGATTTTCAGACATTAATTATGGGTAACCGAGAGGGAATTGATGAAATGTCAAGCACAAATGCATCTGTTCTTCTTTCAGTTCTAAAGTTGATTGACAAGTATGATCTATATGGGCAAGTTGCATATCCTAAGCACCACAAACAATATGAAGTTCCTGACATATATCGTCTAGCAGCAAAGACAAAGGTAAATATATCTGGGTCCAGTAAACAATATAACAATTATGTGTGACAAGCTTTAAAGAGGATTAGAAAATTAATATAACAGTCTTGTAATATCTTTTGCATGCTTACATATATAACTCCCTCCCCTTTTTAGCTTCCCTAGTTTTTAGTGTACTGCACAGTGTCTTATGTGAGTGTATCCACTTGTATATATTTCTGATGATTTGATAGTCTAGTGTGATTATATCCTCTTGTAAATACCTATCGTGAAATAATAGTCTTGCCTGAGTTACACTGGTTTAAATAAAATCTACATGACTTTATTCTCATTCCCTGCAAACtatcttgtcatttacatttcatTCAGATCCAATATTTATGCAGGGTGTTTTCATTAATCCAGCTTTCATCGAGCCATTTGGTCTTACCTTAATTGAGGTGATATTCCGAATCTTAAATAATTtatctttgtttaatttattttcacacataaaaatcaatttacatATTTGTTGAGCAGGCAGCTGCTTATGGTTTGCCAATTGTTGCAACTAAAAATGGAGGTCCTGTTGATATTCATCGGGTATGCCCTCTGATTGGTGGTTATGTGTTTTGATTTGAGATGCTTCCCTTGGAAACTTCCATGACTGATTCTTAATGTTATACAGGTACTTGACAATGGTTTGCTTGTAGATCCTCATGATCAGCAGTCTATTGCAGATGCTCTTTTGAAGCTTGTCAGCAACAAGCAACTTTGGGCAAAATGTAGACACAATGGATTGAAGAATATTCATTTATTTTCGTGGCCAGAGCATTGCAAGAACTACTTGTCTAAAATAGCCACTTGCAAACCAAGACATCCACAGTGGCTGCGAAGTGAGGATGGAGGAGAAAGTTCGGAATCCGAGTCACCTGGTGATTCCCTGAGAGATATACAGGATTTATCTCTAAATCTGAAGTTTTCATTGGATGGAGAGAAGAGTGGTGGTAGTGGAAATGATAGTTCTTTAGATCCTGATGGAAATGCTGCTGATAGAAATACAAGGTTGGAGAATGCTGTTTTGTCATGGTCAAAGGGTATATCTAGGGACGTACGCAAGGGTGGGGCTACAGAAAGATCAGATCAAAATACAAATGCTGGTAAATTTCCACCATTGAGGAGAAGGAAGCATCTCTTTGTCATTGCTGTGGATTGTGATAATGCTTCAGATCTTCTTGAAACCACTAAAACAATATTTGAGGCTGCCAAAAaggagaaagctgaaggctctgttgGGTTCATACTGTCAACATCCTCAACCATGTCAGAGATACAATCATTTCTGGTATCGGGTGGCTTGAGCCCCAGTGATTTTGATGCTTATATTTGTAACAGTGGCAGTGATCTCTACTATCCATCACTCAATCCTGAGGACCGCCCATTTGTGGGTGACTTGTACTACCACTCTCATATTGAATACCGATGGGGAGGAGAAGGGTTGAGGAAGACTTTAGTGCGTTGGGCAGCTTCAATAATTGAAAAGAAGGGggagaatgatgaacaaattgTTAGTCCATCGGAACAGCTTTCTACTGACTACTGTTATGCTTTCAAAGTGCAAAAGCCAGGGAAGGTAATTGTTTATTCAATTGTTCTGGTTAATGATTTGTATGAAAGGCATCTTGTTCAGTTTTGTCTCTTCTATGTTCACTTTAATTTGAGTATATTGtcttatcctattttgtttttgcaGGCTCCCCCAGTGAAGGAGCTTCGTAAGTTGTTGAGAATCCAAGCCCTCCGTTGTCATCCTATATATTGCCAGAATGGGACAAGACTGAATGTTATACCAGTATTAGCATCTCGTTCCCAAGCCCTTAGGTATTGTTTAATTATCCTTCCAAAGGTTCCATCTCGCCAATAGTTGGTGTTGCTGTATACATTGGTCTTCTCTGCATTTCCTTCTGGCATTCTTGGATGAAATTGTTCAATATCTTTGCAAATATGCCAGGGCGGAAGGATTGTTTGTGCTCATGCATATCTGGGAACTATTTTAAAGTCGTTTCGTATGTTAGTTTTTTTATGACCTGAGTCTTGACAATATCATTTcttaaaaaagtttaatttgtgACAGCTGATAACTTTATGTGATTCTCCTTTAGATACCTTTATGTTCGATGGGGTTTCGAACTGTCAAAGATGGTGGTATTTGTTGGAGAATGCGGTGACACCGATTACGAAGGACTGGTTGGCGGCGTACACAAAAGTGTAATATTGAAAGGGGTGGGCAGTAGTGCAATGAGTCAAGTCCACAACAATAGAAACTATCCTCTTTCAGATGTCATGCCACTGGACAGCCCCAACATTGTTGAGGCCGCCACCGGAAGTAGCAGCGCTGATATCCAGGCTTTGTTAGAGAAAGCAGGTTATCTCGCAGCATGAATAGTTTCATCTGCGCCTGGTTATGCCTTTCCTGATCCACAATGTTCATAAAGTTTTCTTGATACTCCCTTATATGTAACTACCATACTCATTCTCTTCATCAAACAACAATGCCCCCATGAAGCATATTTCCTCTTGTTCCACTTATGCTGCTTGTTGGTTTTGTACCTACACACCACATCACATCACATTTTTAATAAAGGGTTGTTCGCATTGCAATTTATATGCCTACTTTTATTCAGGCTTTTTGTCGTGTTTACACTATGATTGGAAGCTAACAATTAGTTAATCTCATCACACTTGTTTCCTTTAACATTTTTTCACTGATATATTTGATTTAATGGTTGAGATTTGCTGCTGTAAAAAATAACTGCAAAATCATCGTATTTATTTTCCCGTTTATATTTATCAGTTATAAGCGAAGAACAGGAGAGTGAAAATGAAGAACCGAGGATAGAGAATGATCCAAAACCAAGAGTATACAATGGATAAGGACTTGAGGTTCAGGTGAGCGATGATGATTGTGCTACTTCCAGAGCTTTATAAACCGCAAAGATACCGGATAGTTTGTCGTGGAGCACGGCACTTGCCCTGATgccaatttctttttttttttacattatccATTTTGTCTTGTTCTTGTATTCTTGGTTTACAAATCCCAACGTAATGAGTGATCCATGACATTTCCTTTGATGTCCTCGGAGGACCAGTAAGATGACTGATGCTGATGCACCATGAAAGGGTCAAAACACGTCCCATAGTACACCGTACAGAGCCTCACCTGTAGGACACCCATGAATCCCCTACATGAATCATGCCATCATGGGCTCAGAATCAGATCATCATCCTCACTTGTGGGGCTGACTTCTATTCCAACTAGCAACTACCAATAAATACAACTGCGGTAAAAATAATTATGCTTAAGGtaaaccgaaaaaaaaaatatgcttaaataaattttcatgGGTCTGatagtaaataaatattttatattgtgttatttattttgttttacgTTATGAATGTGAGTCAATTTGAAATTagtttctattttatatttaaatttaaaaataataacaggcttataagatggatgtaaaaaataattaattaattaaaataaaaaagaaattaaatataataaataaaaaattaaaatttatttaaagaatGCAATTAAGAAGTGTTTAAAGATGACGCGAATTTAAACCGaatgcttttgaaaatatttggacCTAAaccactttttcttttaatctgTGCAGGTTAAAACcaaaatcaataatatttttatggattaaaaaattgtttaagaCAAGTAGCT is part of the Arachis duranensis cultivar V14167 chromosome 1, aradu.V14167.gnm2.J7QH, whole genome shotgun sequence genome and encodes:
- the LOC107461295 gene encoding probable sucrose-phosphate synthase, with translation MAGNDWLNSYLEAILDVGPGLEDAKSSLLLRERGRFSPTRYFVEEVIGFDETDLYRSWVRASSTRSPQERNTRLENMCWRIWNLARQKKQLESETAQRVNKRRLERERGRREATADMSEDLSEGEKGDPVSDISTHGGESNKARLPRISSADAMEAWANSQKGKKLYIVLISIHGLIRGENMELGRDSDTGGQVKYVVELARALGSMPGVYRVDLLTRQVSAPDVDSSYGEPTEMLSPRNNDDLEDEMGESSGSYIIRIPFGPRDKYIPKENLWPYIPEFVDGALNHIIQMSKSLGEQIGSGHAVWPVAIHGHYADAGDSTALLSGALNVPMLFTGHSLGRDKLEQLLKQGRLSRDEINSTYKIMRRIEAEELSLDSSEIVITSTRQEIEEQWRLYDGFDPVLERKLRARIRRNVSCYGRFMPRMAIIPPGMEFHHIAPQDGDLDGELEGNLDHPAPQDPPIWSEIMRFFTNPRKPMILALARPDPKKNITTLVKAFGECRPLRELANLTLIMGNREGIDEMSSTNASVLLSVLKLIDKYDLYGQVAYPKHHKQYEVPDIYRLAAKTKGVFINPAFIEPFGLTLIEAAAYGLPIVATKNGGPVDIHRVLDNGLLVDPHDQQSIADALLKLVSNKQLWAKCRHNGLKNIHLFSWPEHCKNYLSKIATCKPRHPQWLRSEDGGESSESESPGDSLRDIQDLSLNLKFSLDGEKSGGSGNDSSLDPDGNAADRNTRLENAVLSWSKGISRDVRKGGATERSDQNTNAGKFPPLRRRKHLFVIAVDCDNASDLLETTKTIFEAAKKEKAEGSVGFILSTSSTMSEIQSFLVSGGLSPSDFDAYICNSGSDLYYPSLNPEDRPFVGDLYYHSHIEYRWGGEGLRKTLVRWAASIIEKKGENDEQIVSPSEQLSTDYCYAFKVQKPGKAPPVKELRKLLRIQALRCHPIYCQNGTRLNVIPVLASRSQALRYLYVRWGFELSKMVVFVGECGDTDYEGLVGGVHKSVILKGVGSSAMSQVHNNRNYPLSDVMPLDSPNIVEAATGSSSADIQALLEKAGYLAA